The Candidatus Rokuibacteriota bacterium genome segment TGACGTCTAGCGGTTGGCCGCGGCGAACCGGTCGATGAGGTCTTTCGTCAGCTCCTTCTCGAACTCCTTGTATACCGGAAGCGTTACCTCGCGGAACTTCTCGAGCGCCGGCGGCGACATCGTGTTGACCTGCATGCCCTTCTGCTTGAGCTGCTCGAGGCACTTCAGGTCGTCCTCGGCCGCCTGCTTCCGCTGGAACTCGGTCGCGCCGCGCGCGGCACGGTCGATGATCCCCTGCCGGTCCTTGGAGAGCCCGTCGTAGAAGCGCTTGTTCATGATGGCGCCCATCAGGTCGTAGAAGTGGCCGCTCACCGAGAGGTACTTCTGCACCTCGTAGAATTTCAGGTTCAGGGTGTTGCAGAAGGGGTTCTCGTGCCCGTCGATGACGCCCTGCTGCATCGCCGAGTAGACCTCCTTGATGTCCATCGGCACCGGGTTCGCGCCGAGCAGCTTGAACGTCCGGAGATGAACGCTGTTGTTCTGGAGACGGATCTTGAGCCCGGAGAGATCGTCCCGCGTCGTGATCGGCCGCTTGCTGTTCGTCATGTGCCGCCAGCCGTTCTCCCAGAACCCGAGGTTCTTGAAGCCCGCCTTCTCCATCTCGCGCTCGATCTCCTTGCCGATGGGCCCGTCGAGGACGCGGAAGGCCGTCTCGCGATCCTTGAAGATGAACGGCAGGTTGAACACGCCGAGCTTCGACACGAAGCCGGTCATGAAGGCCGTGGACAGGTAGGCGGCCTGGAGGGTACCGGTCTTCACCTGGTCGAGGTTGTCCTTGGCGCCTCCGAGCTGCATCGCCGGGAATGTGTCCACCAGCATGCCGCCGGCCGACAGCCGTTCCACTTCGTGCTTGAAGACCTCCATGGCCCGCGAGTTCGAGTTCTCTGGCGGCAGGTTTCCCGCGAAGCGGATCTTGACCTGCTGCGCGCTGGCCGGCGTGGCCAGGACGAGCGTGACCGCGAGCGCGAGTAAGGCTTTCATGGTCTTCCTCCTCTGACGCGATGGGGCGCAGGGCCCCGCCGCACAATCGGAGGGGGACACCCACGCCTTCGGCGTGGGTACCCGGGCCCCCTCCGAGGCCTCCCCCAGGAATCGGTTGCGCGGGCCAAGTCCGCGCTCGAAGGGCATTACTCCGCCACGC includes the following:
- a CDS encoding DctP family TRAP transporter solute-binding subunit, with the protein product MKALLALAVTLVLATPASAQQVKIRFAGNLPPENSNSRAMEVFKHEVERLSAGGMLVDTFPAMQLGGAKDNLDQVKTGTLQAAYLSTAFMTGFVSKLGVFNLPFIFKDRETAFRVLDGPIGKEIEREMEKAGFKNLGFWENGWRHMTNSKRPITTRDDLSGLKIRLQNNSVHLRTFKLLGANPVPMDIKEVYSAMQQGVIDGHENPFCNTLNLKFYEVQKYLSVSGHFYDLMGAIMNKRFYDGLSKDRQGIIDRAARGATEFQRKQAAEDDLKCLEQLKQKGMQVNTMSPPALEKFREVTLPVYKEFEKELTKDLIDRFAAANR